One window of Thermacetogenium phaeum DSM 12270 genomic DNA carries:
- a CDS encoding energy-coupling factor ABC transporter ATP-binding protein produces MEVYRLKSEAILETKNLSFSYFDGNPALVDLSISIPAGKRIAFLGPNGAGKTTLFLHFNGLMKPERGKVYVAGKEIRYDRASLLEVRKKVGIVFQDPDTQLFSASVRQEVAFGPLNLGLPREAVLRLVDKAMEETDIGDLQERPTHFLSYGQKKRVAIADILAMQPQVLICDEPTAWLDAVHARRVMGILSDINSRGVTVIISTHDVDLAYSWAEYIFVMKAGRVIGEGTPDRVFADGDLLREAELAKPFVAEVYEELTARGWVKPDAPPRSVEELLARIRDGDGAAGRAASGSGRE; encoded by the coding sequence ATGGAGGTGTACCGGTTGAAGAGTGAAGCCATCCTGGAGACGAAGAACTTGAGTTTCAGTTACTTTGACGGCAACCCGGCTCTGGTCGACCTCAGCATTTCCATCCCTGCCGGGAAGAGGATCGCTTTTCTGGGGCCCAACGGGGCGGGGAAGACCACCCTGTTTCTGCACTTCAACGGCCTGATGAAGCCGGAACGGGGAAAGGTCTACGTGGCGGGGAAGGAGATCCGCTACGATCGCGCCTCCCTTCTGGAGGTGCGCAAAAAAGTGGGGATCGTCTTCCAGGATCCGGACACCCAGTTGTTCTCGGCGAGCGTCAGGCAGGAGGTGGCCTTCGGACCTTTAAACCTCGGGCTGCCCCGGGAGGCCGTGCTGAGGCTGGTGGACAAAGCCATGGAAGAAACGGACATCGGCGACCTGCAGGAGAGGCCGACTCACTTCTTGAGCTACGGCCAGAAGAAGAGGGTGGCCATCGCCGATATCCTGGCCATGCAGCCGCAGGTGCTGATCTGTGATGAGCCCACCGCTTGGCTGGATGCCGTTCATGCCCGCCGGGTGATGGGGATCCTGAGCGACATCAACAGCAGGGGGGTTACCGTGATTATCTCCACCCATGATGTGGATCTTGCCTATTCCTGGGCGGAGTACATCTTTGTGATGAAGGCCGGGAGGGTGATCGGCGAGGGAACGCCTGATCGGGTGTTTGCCGACGGCGATCTCCTCCGGGAGGCGGAGCTGGCCAAACCGTTTGTCGCGGAGGTCTACGAGGAGCTCACGGCCAGGGGATGGGTGAAACCGGACGCCCCGCCGAGGAGTGTGGAGGAGCTCCTGGCCAGGATCCGGGACGGGGATGGCGCCGCCGGCCGGGCTGCTTCCGGCAGCGGTAGGGAATGA
- the cbiQ gene encoding cobalt ECF transporter T component CbiQ, with protein MLKIDQYAYTNRLAGMHPAEKALLAVLTLVVGLVFFTPLVSLSIIAVMAVMTVVRAGIPLRFYCKLMLLPFAFLVLGVFTVALTVAGDGASFLWSVRIGGYAVGVTASGLQQAGELFLKSLGAVSCLYFLSLTTPLVEVLAVLHRMRFPSLLIELMSLVYRFIFVLLETADKIYISQSSRWGYASLKTSYRSLGQLLSSLFGKAYYNSQMLFLALSSRCYTGKLNLLERPLTFSRKNMALIVLLQILLIAIGRLAPAGMGIPWRCTG; from the coding sequence TTGCTCAAAATCGACCAGTATGCGTACACCAACCGGTTGGCCGGGATGCACCCGGCGGAGAAGGCCCTTTTGGCCGTCCTGACGCTCGTTGTCGGCCTGGTCTTTTTCACCCCCTTGGTCTCTTTATCGATCATTGCGGTAATGGCCGTGATGACGGTTGTCCGGGCGGGGATACCCTTGCGCTTCTACTGCAAGTTGATGCTGTTGCCATTTGCCTTCCTTGTCCTGGGTGTATTCACCGTGGCTCTGACCGTTGCCGGGGACGGCGCCTCCTTTCTCTGGAGTGTGCGGATCGGAGGTTATGCGGTCGGGGTGACCGCTTCCGGGCTGCAGCAGGCGGGGGAGCTGTTCTTGAAATCGCTCGGGGCGGTCTCCTGCCTCTACTTTTTGTCCCTGACGACGCCTCTGGTGGAGGTGTTGGCCGTACTCCACAGGATGCGCTTCCCCTCCCTGTTGATCGAATTGATGTCCCTTGTTTATCGCTTTATTTTCGTGCTCCTGGAAACCGCCGATAAGATCTACATATCTCAGAGTTCGCGCTGGGGTTACGCCAGTTTAAAGACATCCTATCGTTCTCTGGGGCAGCTCCTGTCCAGTTTGTTCGGGAAGGCTTACTACAATTCTCAAATGCTTTTTTTGGCCCTGTCATCCCGATGCTATACGGGGAAGCTCAACCTGCTGGAAAGGCCGCTGACTTTTTCCAGAAAGAATATGGCGCTGATCGTCCTGCTGCAGATTTTGCTGATCGCCATCGGCCGTCTGGCGCCGGCCGGGATGGGAATCCCATGGAGGTGTACCGGTTGA